The following are encoded in a window of Microbacterium sp. LWO13-1.2 genomic DNA:
- a CDS encoding low molecular weight phosphatase family protein yields the protein MSEPGSQNPHIGLSRRQRRELLDALSSPAPQDTLITGVPAMTPPPSPTPRPVASEAPADAPTVLMVCTGNICRSPMAEALLRARLSGLGVRVHSAGTHALVDHEMTEPAQVLAVGLGAAPVDAAAHRARLLVEPLLRDSDLVLAMAREHRTHTVQLMPNVLRRVFTIREFARLASTLSSDDARAAANAAGESPRERLRAVVNAVGAQRGMTPTGSPEDDDVIDPYRRSQKTYDLSASQLAPALDEVARVLRAGLS from the coding sequence ATGAGTGAACCCGGTTCTCAGAATCCCCACATCGGCCTGAGCCGCCGTCAGCGCCGAGAGCTTCTCGACGCGCTCAGCTCGCCTGCTCCGCAGGACACACTGATCACCGGCGTACCCGCGATGACGCCTCCTCCCTCGCCGACGCCGCGTCCTGTCGCCTCTGAGGCGCCCGCTGACGCCCCCACGGTGCTGATGGTGTGCACCGGGAACATCTGCCGCTCGCCGATGGCTGAGGCCCTTCTCCGTGCCCGCCTCAGCGGCCTCGGCGTGCGTGTGCACAGCGCGGGCACGCATGCCCTCGTGGATCACGAGATGACCGAGCCGGCACAGGTGCTCGCTGTGGGGCTGGGGGCGGCTCCTGTGGATGCGGCGGCGCATCGCGCCCGCTTGCTCGTGGAGCCGCTGCTGCGCGACTCCGACCTGGTTCTCGCGATGGCGAGGGAGCACCGCACGCACACGGTTCAGCTGATGCCCAACGTCTTGCGACGTGTGTTCACCATCCGCGAGTTCGCCCGGTTGGCCTCAACGCTCTCGTCCGATGACGCCAGAGCAGCGGCGAACGCGGCCGGCGAATCACCGCGCGAGCGGCTGCGCGCTGTCGTCAACGCAGTCGGCGCCCAGCGCGGGATGACCCCCACGGGGAGCCCCGAGGATGACGACGTGATCGACCCGTACCGCCGGTCGCAGAAGACGTACGATCTGTCGGCGTCGCAGCTCGCGCCTGCACTCGACGAAGTGGCCCGGGTACTCCGGGCGGGGTTGAGCTGA
- a CDS encoding glycosyltransferase — protein sequence MTGLLVHEWIEASGGAEQVLEAMARAFPDADIQCLWDDAPQRFADRRVFETWLARTPLRRHKALALPVTTGVWRRLPSREDYDWMLISSHLFAHHARMVGRDVPKFVYAHTPARYIWNPELDERGEKKIVKAVAPLFRRLDRRRAQEATAIAANSAFVQARIAQAWERDAVVIHPPVAVDRIRAQADWRNTVTGDERRALDDLPTPFVLGASRFIPYKRLDLVIRAAERAGLPAVIAGRGPEEPHLRAVAAEARVPVRIVVSPSDAMLYALMQQAGVFVFPPVEDFGIVLVEAQAAGTPVVAGPVGGQIEAIEPGVSGVIAATTDVADLAVAIETALGLPRFDAASATARFREERFADAIRAFVGVR from the coding sequence GTGACAGGCCTTCTCGTTCACGAATGGATCGAAGCATCCGGTGGAGCGGAGCAGGTGCTCGAGGCGATGGCGCGGGCGTTCCCGGACGCCGACATCCAGTGCCTGTGGGATGATGCGCCCCAGCGGTTCGCCGACCGTCGCGTGTTCGAGACATGGCTGGCCCGTACGCCGTTGCGGCGGCACAAGGCCCTCGCACTGCCGGTCACGACAGGCGTCTGGCGGCGGCTTCCCTCTCGGGAGGACTACGACTGGATGCTGATCAGTTCGCACCTGTTCGCCCACCACGCGCGCATGGTCGGTCGCGACGTTCCCAAATTCGTCTACGCGCACACGCCGGCTCGATACATCTGGAACCCCGAGCTGGACGAGCGCGGCGAGAAGAAGATCGTGAAGGCCGTGGCCCCGCTGTTCCGACGTCTCGACCGCAGACGCGCGCAGGAGGCGACGGCGATCGCCGCGAACAGCGCCTTCGTGCAAGCTCGGATCGCGCAGGCCTGGGAACGGGATGCCGTCGTCATCCATCCACCCGTCGCCGTCGACCGCATTCGCGCCCAGGCCGACTGGCGAAATACCGTGACCGGCGACGAGCGGCGAGCGCTCGACGACCTCCCCACGCCCTTCGTCCTCGGCGCTTCGCGCTTCATCCCGTACAAGCGCCTTGATCTCGTCATCAGAGCGGCCGAGAGGGCCGGTCTCCCCGCGGTGATCGCCGGCCGCGGGCCGGAGGAGCCACACCTTCGCGCGGTGGCCGCCGAGGCACGAGTGCCGGTTCGCATCGTCGTGTCGCCGTCGGATGCGATGCTCTACGCACTGATGCAGCAGGCCGGTGTGTTCGTCTTCCCGCCCGTCGAGGATTTCGGCATCGTGCTCGTAGAGGCGCAGGCCGCGGGGACCCCCGTCGTCGCCGGTCCCGTCGGCGGCCAGATCGAGGCGATCGAGCCGGGTGTCAGCGGCGTGATCGCCGCCACGACGGACGTCGCCGACCTGGCGGTGGCCATCGAGACTGCTCTGGGGCTGCCGCGCTTCGACGCCGCGTCGGCGACCGCCCGATTCCGCGAAGAGCGCTTTGCCGACGCGATCCGCGCGTTCGTCGGGGTGCGGTGA
- a CDS encoding Gfo/Idh/MocA family oxidoreductase, which yields MANLRAGLLGVGMMGRHHARVLREVEGIDLVAIADPGGDPHGVAGDLSVLPDIEALIGEGIDIAVVAVPTRFHEDAALKLAAAGVHTLVEKPIADSIEAGQRMVDAFAAAGLVGAVGHIERFNPALQEMRRRIEADELGAVYQVVTRRQGPFPSRIADVGVAKDLASHDVDLTAWVVQSDYEIVFAQTAFKSGREHEDMITITGRTASGVIVNNIVNWLSPMKERLTVVTGEKGAFVADTSTGDLTFYANGTIPLEWESVSRFRGVSEGDVTRYAFAKREPLKAEHEAFRDAVLGKQTDLVTMEQGQRTLVVVEAALDSARAGTSQTLRPSS from the coding sequence ATGGCCAATCTGCGTGCCGGCCTCCTCGGCGTCGGCATGATGGGGCGCCATCACGCGCGAGTGCTGCGCGAGGTCGAGGGTATCGACCTCGTCGCGATCGCTGATCCGGGCGGAGACCCGCACGGCGTCGCAGGAGATCTCTCGGTGCTGCCCGACATCGAGGCGCTCATCGGCGAGGGCATCGATATCGCAGTCGTCGCCGTCCCGACACGGTTCCACGAAGACGCCGCGCTGAAGCTCGCTGCTGCCGGCGTGCACACACTCGTCGAGAAGCCGATCGCAGACAGCATCGAAGCGGGCCAGCGCATGGTCGACGCGTTCGCCGCAGCCGGGCTGGTCGGAGCCGTCGGACATATCGAGCGCTTCAACCCCGCGCTGCAGGAAATGCGTCGCCGGATCGAAGCAGACGAGCTGGGTGCGGTGTATCAGGTCGTCACCCGCCGGCAGGGGCCGTTCCCGTCGCGCATCGCAGACGTGGGGGTTGCGAAGGACCTCGCTTCTCACGACGTCGACCTCACGGCGTGGGTGGTCCAGTCCGATTATGAGATCGTGTTCGCACAGACCGCGTTCAAGAGCGGCCGGGAGCACGAAGACATGATCACGATCACCGGGCGCACGGCGTCTGGCGTGATCGTGAACAACATCGTGAACTGGCTCAGCCCGATGAAGGAGCGCCTCACGGTCGTCACCGGCGAGAAGGGCGCTTTCGTCGCCGACACCTCCACCGGAGATCTCACGTTCTACGCCAACGGGACCATCCCGCTGGAGTGGGAATCCGTTTCGAGGTTCCGCGGGGTGTCGGAGGGAGACGTCACCCGTTATGCGTTCGCGAAGCGTGAGCCGCTGAAAGCCGAGCACGAAGCATTCCGTGACGCCGTCCTCGGCAAGCAGACCGACCTCGTCACGATGGAGCAGGGTCAGCGGACACTGGTCGTGGTCGAGGCCGCGCTGGACTCGGCCCGCGCTGGTACCTCCCAGACGCTGCGTCCGTCGTCGTAG